One part of the Anopheles merus strain MAF chromosome 3L, AmerM5.1, whole genome shotgun sequence genome encodes these proteins:
- the LOC121600459 gene encoding kinase D-interacting substrate of 220 kDa isoform X5, translating to MKVINCDELILNVQRLKAYGRRITRSSKVHALNRCDSMGSLGHRSLLQYLETDDLAGLKSFLGTRHLQVDDRDENNTTVLMVASGRGATHFVKELLARGADVQAQDLDSWTALHFAAKAGHVGIVELLLDNGAELEHRDMGGWTALMWGSYKGHTSVVALLLQRGADVQAHGNYHLNPLLWASGRGHTEIVRLLVNTGGAKVNVGDKYGTTPLVWACRKGSAEIVDVLLKAGANVDTAGMYSWTPLLVAVSGGFQECVSLLLERKPNVNALDKDGMTALSIACREGLTEIASALIAAGAYLNVQDRAGDTPLINAVKGGHRSVVEILMKRHVDVDIQGKDKKTALYTAVEKGHTAIVKLILQSNPDLELSTKDGDTALLRAVRNRNLEIVQMLLERKAKVGATDKRGDTCLHVAMRARSKAIVEALLSNPKYGQLLYRSNKEGETPYAIDATHQKTILGQVFGNRRLNANEDSEGMLGYGLYSSALADVLSEPTLTTPITVGLYAKWGSGKSFLLTELRDEMKNFAHSWSEPPIDASWLFFLISLHLVLVIGTVVGLATWSYVWGIVTGATLLVLIYFTDILLKFLDRRYDLEWLYSLNYGLSRKLGRLRLILQVAFCHPPGPQSDQQPMPVRFHFAEASGAAPNGDAAVALMLASLFDAIEAHYGSLATGLYRAFRPKPLKATGGWKWRKMCCMPVVLMFELGMLGILATASLSIVYSEYGLEGREEIAVAIYVLLGILLAGAIANLHAWSKLIGALFMSQGKHLKRAFNSNEAAPLTALGAEVSLMTDMVRCLDAFTGQQSRLVGVVDALDSCDTERTLTILNAVQTLLSGPQRPFVLLLAVDPHVIAKAAEANSRRLFTEGGIGGHDFLRNLVHLPVYLQNSGLRKVQRAQNTAMSAYRRAMPDLSRDDDQPHLGHSASARRLSNASEIMSSQEKLRAMPSSSRGGSKKLRVSDSIASSIGSNLHKLGQNPPVDLSKIILTDDYFSDVNPRSMRRLMNVIYITVRLLKAFQIDFSWYRLSSWINLTEQWPLRASMIVLEHDQGGDSFDDSVSLQAVYDKVRPKLTCLREAAALLDLDRDERKLDAFLQLHKSDLLVSDLRIFLPFTINLDPYLRKVLKEDQQALEDEGIIIPMKTVLPPSKPSGFGPHHHHRAPVGGVLQPTPQHPNNLTNWPNFYNPQPQAMALMSYYNQNWANFPAGVYGTNALLGEPLPKPGTVGGGPIITEHPPHEQHSTLGSNSGRSSKTTTASLQKSSSNGLATSPPIDIDLSNVQLSSLTVEQLIELLEKVNDLKPAMERTAPILRENAISGRVLMYCNLEELKSVLRLSFGHWEMFKLLVTALREASVTQPASRKLSTKTTSFAKGTNDSVEMQEPIAQSTPPFGSSTSSFQPIRQKSQNLLEKQPAKVHDYEYLQVTLEEQMICGALQTLNEDAFEDVVSSSERPSPTGEMFSQYLAPIRESSEIGSPPRLTYNLTNPNLTDLAASNGTLNGDDSGVGGGGSVGVGGGGGGSGSTSSGSHLGLRSGSGRHSRSHSLHDDASLTSIVVIPTFLTTSPNGASSANNNNNNTTNINDTKL from the exons ATGAAAGTAATCAACTGCGATGAGCTGATCCTGAACGTTCAACGCCTCAAGGCGTACGGTCGGCGCATTACCCGCTCGTCCAAAGTGCAT GCACTGAATCGGTGCGATTCGATGGGATCGTTGGGCCACCGTTCGCTCCTACAGTACCTGGAAACGGATGATCTAGCTGGACTAAAATCATTCCTCGGCACCCGCCACCTGCAGGTCGACGATCGAGATGAG AACAACACCACAGTGCTGATGGTCGCAAGCGGCCGCGGTGCGACCCATTTCGTGAAGGAACTACTGGCCCGGGGTGCCGATGTACAGGCGCAGGATTTGGACAGCTGGACGGCGCTGCACTTCGCCGCCAAGGCCGGTCATGTCGGGATCGTGGAGCTCCTGCTGGACAACGGGGCGGAGCTGGAGCACCGCGACATGGGCGGTTGGACGGCGCTCATGTGGGGCTCGTACAAGGGGCACACCAGCGtggtggcgctgctgctgcagcgcggTGCCGACGTGCAGGCACACGGCAACTACCACCTCAACCCGCTGCTCTGGGCGTCCGGTCGTGGCCACACGGAGATCGTGCGCCTGCTAGTCAACACGGGCGGTGCGAAGGTGAACGTTGGCGATAAG TACGGAACGACCCCGCTGGTGTGGGCCTGCCGGAAGGGAAGCGCGGAGATAGTGGACGTTCTACTGAAAGCCGGCGCGAACGTGGATACCGCCGGCATGTACTCGTGGACACCGCTGCTCGTAGCGGTCAGTGGCGGCTTTCAGGAATGTGTCTCCCTGCTGCTCGAGCGCAAGCCAAACGTGAACGCCCTGGACAAGGACGGCATGACGGCGCTCTCGATCGCGTGCCGTGAAGGGCTCACCGAGATCGCGTCGGCGCTGATCGCGGCCGGTGCCTACCTGAACGTGCAGGATCGGGCCGGCGACACGCCGCTGATTAACGCCGTCAAGGGCGGACACCGGAGCGTGGTCGAGATCCTGATGAAGCGCCACGTGGACGTGGACATCCAGGGGAAGGACAAGAAGACGGCCCTGTACACGGCGGTCGAGAAGGGCCACACCGCGATCGTGAAGCTGATCTTGCAGTCCAACCCGGACCTGGAGCTATCAACCAAAGACGGCGACACCGCGCTGCTGCGGGCGGTGCGCAACCGCAACCTCGAGATCGTGCAGATGCTGCTGGAGCGCAAGGCGAAGGTGGGCGCGACGGACAAGCGGGGCGACACCTGTCTGCACGTGGCGATGCGGGCCCGCTCGAAGGCGATCGTGGAGGCGCTGCTGAGCAACCCGAAGTACGGCCAGCTGCTGTACCGATCGAACAAGGAGGGCGAAACGCCGTACGCGATCGATGCGACGCACCAGAAGACGATCCTCGGGCAGGTGTTCGGCAATCGGCGGCTGAACGCGAACGAAGACTCGGAGGGTATGCTCGGGTATGGGCTGTACTCGTCGGCGCTCGCTGACGTGCTGAGCGAACCGACGCTTACCACCCCGATCACGGTGGGACTGTACGCGAAGTGGGGCAGCGGGAAGAGCTTCCTGCTGACGGAGCTGCGGGACGAGATGAAGAACTTTGCCCACTCGTGGTCGGAGCCGCCGATCGACGCGTCCTGGCTGTTCTTTCTGATCAGCCTGCATCTGGTGCTGGTGATCGGGACGGTGGTCGGGCTGGCCACCTGGAGCTACGTGTGGGGCATAGTGACGGGGGCCACCCTGCTGGTGCTGATTTACTTTACCGACATTCTGCTAAAGTTCCTCGACCGTCGGTACGATCTCGAGTGGCTGTACTCGCTCAACTACGGGCTGTCGCGCAAGCTCGGCCGGCTGCGGCTGATACTGCAGGTCGCGTTCTGCCATCCGCCCGGGCCGCAGAGCGACCAGCAACCGATGCCAGTACGGTTTCACTTTGCCGAGGCGAGCGGGGCCGCCCCGAACGGGGATGCGGCCGTGGCGCTGATGCTGGCCTCGCTGTTCGACGCGATCGAGGCGCACTACGGTTCGTTGGCGACCGGGCTTTATCGTGCCTTTCGACCGAAACCtt TAAAAGCAACCGGTGGCTGGAAATGGCGTAAAATGTGCTGCATGCCGGTGGTGCTGATGTTCGAGCTCGGCATGCTGGGCATCCTGGCGACGGCCTCGCTCTCGATCGTGTACTCCGAGTACGGGCTGGAGGGCCGGGAGGAGATAGCGGTGGCGATCTACGTCCTGCTGGGCATCCTGCTCGCCGGCGCCATCGCGAACCTGCACGCCTGGTCGAAGCTTATCGGTGCCTTGTTTATGTCGCAGGGCAAACACCTGAAGCGTGCCTTCAACAGCAACGAGGCGGCCCCACTGACGGCGCTCGGTGCCGAGGTCAGCCTGATGACGGATATGGTGCGCTGTCTGGACGCGTTCACCGGCCAGCAGAGCCGGCTGGTCGGCGTGGTCGATGCGCTCGACTCCTGCGACACCGAGCGCACGCTCACGATACTGAACGCGGTGCAGACGCTGCTGTCCGGGCCGCAGCGACCgttcgtgctgctgctcgcggTCGATCCGCATGTGATAGCGAAGGCGGCCGAAGCCAACAGCCGGCGGCTGTTCACGGAGGGCGGCATCGGGGGGCACGACTTCCTGCGCAATCTGGTGCATCTGCCGGTGTACCTGCAGAACTCGGGCCTGCGCAAGGTGCAGCGGGCCCAGAACACCGCCATGTCGGCGTACCGGCGTGCCATGCCGGATCTGAGCCGGGACGACGATCAGCCGCACCTGGGCCATTCGGCATCGGCCCGGCGGCTGTCGAACGCGTCGGAGATTATGTCGTCGCAGGAGAAGCTGCGCGCGATGCCGAGCTCGTCCCGCGGGGGTAGCAAAAAGCTGCGCGTATCCGACTCGATCGCCAGCTCGATCGGGTCGAACCTGCACAAGCTTGGCCAAAACCCGCCGGTGGATCTGTCGAAAATCATCCTCACCGATGATTACTTCAGCGACGTGAATCCGAGAAGCATGCGAAGACTGATGAACGTCATCTACATCACCG TTCGGTTGCTGAAAGCTTTCCAGATCGATTTCAGCTGGTACCGGTTGAGCTCGTGGATCAATCTCACCGAACAGTGGCCGCTGCGTGCTAGCATGATCGTGCTGGAACACGATCAGGGCGGCGACAGCTTCGACGATTCGGTTTCCCTGCAAGCGGTGTATGATAA AGTGCGCCCGAAGCTGACGTGCCTGCGGGAAGCGGCTGCACTGCTCGATCTCGATCGCGACGAGCGCAAGCTGGACGCATTTCTGCAGCTGCACAAGTCCGACCTGCTCGTGTCGGATCTGCGCATCTTCCTACCGTTCACCATCAACCTCGATCCGTACCTCCGGAAGGTGCTGAAGGAGGACCAGCAAGCGCTCGAAGACGAGGGTATCATCATACCGATGAAAACCGTACTGCCACCGAGCAAACCGAGCGGATTCGGGccgcaccatcaccatcggGCGCCGGTTGGCGGCGTGCTGCAGCCCACCCCGCAGCATCCCAACAATCTGACCAACTGGCCCAACTTCTACAACCCGCAGCCGCAGGCAATGGCGCTGATGAGCTACTACAATCAGAACTGGGCCAACTTCCCAGCAGGAGTTTACGGCACGAACGCGCTGCTGGGTGAACCGCTGCCCAAGCCGGGCACTGTCGGCGGCGGCCCCATCATTACCGAGCATCCGCCGCACGAACAGCATTCCACACTCGGCAGCAACAGCGGtcgcagcagcaaaaccaccaccgccagcctGCAAAAATCCTCCAGCAACGGTCTGGCGACGAGTCCACCGATCGATATCGACCTATCGAACGTGCAGCTGTCCAGCCTGACGGTCGAGCAGCTGATCGAGCTGCTCGAGAAGGTGAACGATCTGAAACCGGCCATGGAGCGTACCGCGCCGATTCTGCGCGAAAATGCCATCTCCGGCCGGGTGCTGATGTACTGCAATCTGGAGGAACTCAAGTCGGTGCTGCGGCTTAGCTTCGGGCACTGGGAGATGTTCAAGCTGCTGGTGACGGCACTGCGGGAAGCGAGCGTAACACAACCGGCCAGCCGGAAGCTATCCACCAAGACGACCTCGTTCGCCAAGGGGACGAACGATTCGGTGGAGATGCAGGAACCGATCGCCCAGTCAACGCCACCGTTCGGATCATCGACGAGCAGCTTCCAGCCGATCCGTCAAAAGTCCCAAAATCTGCTGGAAAAACAG CCAGCAAAAGTGCATGATTACGAATATCTCCAG GTGACGCTCGAGGAGCAGATGATCTGCGGCGCACTGCAAACGCTGAACGAGGACGCGTTCGAGGATGTggtcagcagcagcgagcGGCCCAGCCCAACCGGTGAGATGTTTAGCCAGTACCTGGCGCCAATACGGGAAAGCTCGGAAATCGGTTCACCGCCTCGCCTCACTTACAACCTTACTAACCCAAACCTGACCGATCTGGCCGCCAGCAACGGTACGCTGAACGGTGACGACAGTggcgtcggtggtggtggcagcgttggcgtcggcggcggcggcggcggcagcggcagcaccagcagcggcagccatcTCGGCCTCCGGTCCGGTTCCGGCCGGCACAGTCGTTCCCACAGCCTGCATGACGATGCATCGCTGACCAGCATCGTGGTCATTCCCACCTTCCTAACTACGTCCCCTAACGGCGCCAGCAgcgccaacaacaacaacaacaacaccaccaacatcaACGACACCAAGCTCTAA
- the LOC121600459 gene encoding kinase D-interacting substrate of 220 kDa isoform X4, with protein MDRRPFLRNRELSELSPLTQSTPGPSHAAVAPGLTRNHSYGSILPYLGFLRNSLRRSASSSNQALNRCDSMGSLGHRSLLQYLETDDLAGLKSFLGTRHLQVDDRDENNTTVLMVASGRGATHFVKELLARGADVQAQDLDSWTALHFAAKAGHVGIVELLLDNGAELEHRDMGGWTALMWGSYKGHTSVVALLLQRGADVQAHGNYHLNPLLWASGRGHTEIVRLLVNTGGAKVNVGDKYGTTPLVWACRKGSAEIVDVLLKAGANVDTAGMYSWTPLLVAVSGGFQECVSLLLERKPNVNALDKDGMTALSIACREGLTEIASALIAAGAYLNVQDRAGDTPLINAVKGGHRSVVEILMKRHVDVDIQGKDKKTALYTAVEKGHTAIVKLILQSNPDLELSTKDGDTALLRAVRNRNLEIVQMLLERKAKVGATDKRGDTCLHVAMRARSKAIVEALLSNPKYGQLLYRSNKEGETPYAIDATHQKTILGQVFGNRRLNANEDSEGMLGYGLYSSALADVLSEPTLTTPITVGLYAKWGSGKSFLLTELRDEMKNFAHSWSEPPIDASWLFFLISLHLVLVIGTVVGLATWSYVWGIVTGATLLVLIYFTDILLKFLDRRYDLEWLYSLNYGLSRKLGRLRLILQVAFCHPPGPQSDQQPMPVRFHFAEASGAAPNGDAAVALMLASLFDAIEAHYGSLATGLYRAFRPKPLKATGGWKWRKMCCMPVVLMFELGMLGILATASLSIVYSEYGLEGREEIAVAIYVLLGILLAGAIANLHAWSKLIGALFMSQGKHLKRAFNSNEAAPLTALGAEVSLMTDMVRCLDAFTGQQSRLVGVVDALDSCDTERTLTILNAVQTLLSGPQRPFVLLLAVDPHVIAKAAEANSRRLFTEGGIGGHDFLRNLVHLPVYLQNSGLRKVQRAQNTAMSAYRRAMPDLSRDDDQPHLGHSASARRLSNASEIMSSQEKLRAMPSSSRGGSKKLRVSDSIASSIGSNLHKLGQNPPVDLSKIILTDDYFSDVNPRSMRRLMNVIYITVRLLKAFQIDFSWYRLSSWINLTEQWPLRASMIVLEHDQGGDSFDDSVSLQAVYDKVRPKLTCLREAAALLDLDRDERKLDAFLQLHKSDLLVSDLRIFLPFTINLDPYLRKVLKEDQQALEDEGIIIPMKTVLPPSKPSGFGPHHHHRAPVGGVLQPTPQHPNNLTNWPNFYNPQPQAMALMSYYNQNWANFPAGVYGTNALLGEPLPKPGTVGGGPIITEHPPHEQHSTLGSNSGRSSKTTTASLQKSSSNGLATSPPIDIDLSNVQLSSLTVEQLIELLEKVNDLKPAMERTAPILRENAISGRVLMYCNLEELKSVLRLSFGHWEMFKLLVTALREASVTQPASRKLSTKTTSFAKGTNDSVEMQEPIAQSTPPFGSSTSSFQPIRQKSQNLLEKQPAKVHDYEYLQVTLEEQMICGALQTLNEDAFEDVVSSSERPSPTGEMFSQYLAPIRESSEIGSPPRLTYNLTNPNLTDLAASNGTLNGDDSGVGGGGSVGVGGGGGGSGSTSSGSHLGLRSGSGRHSRSHSLHDDASLTSIVVIPTFLTTSPNGASSANNNNNNTTNINDTKL; from the exons GCACTGAATCGGTGCGATTCGATGGGATCGTTGGGCCACCGTTCGCTCCTACAGTACCTGGAAACGGATGATCTAGCTGGACTAAAATCATTCCTCGGCACCCGCCACCTGCAGGTCGACGATCGAGATGAG AACAACACCACAGTGCTGATGGTCGCAAGCGGCCGCGGTGCGACCCATTTCGTGAAGGAACTACTGGCCCGGGGTGCCGATGTACAGGCGCAGGATTTGGACAGCTGGACGGCGCTGCACTTCGCCGCCAAGGCCGGTCATGTCGGGATCGTGGAGCTCCTGCTGGACAACGGGGCGGAGCTGGAGCACCGCGACATGGGCGGTTGGACGGCGCTCATGTGGGGCTCGTACAAGGGGCACACCAGCGtggtggcgctgctgctgcagcgcggTGCCGACGTGCAGGCACACGGCAACTACCACCTCAACCCGCTGCTCTGGGCGTCCGGTCGTGGCCACACGGAGATCGTGCGCCTGCTAGTCAACACGGGCGGTGCGAAGGTGAACGTTGGCGATAAG TACGGAACGACCCCGCTGGTGTGGGCCTGCCGGAAGGGAAGCGCGGAGATAGTGGACGTTCTACTGAAAGCCGGCGCGAACGTGGATACCGCCGGCATGTACTCGTGGACACCGCTGCTCGTAGCGGTCAGTGGCGGCTTTCAGGAATGTGTCTCCCTGCTGCTCGAGCGCAAGCCAAACGTGAACGCCCTGGACAAGGACGGCATGACGGCGCTCTCGATCGCGTGCCGTGAAGGGCTCACCGAGATCGCGTCGGCGCTGATCGCGGCCGGTGCCTACCTGAACGTGCAGGATCGGGCCGGCGACACGCCGCTGATTAACGCCGTCAAGGGCGGACACCGGAGCGTGGTCGAGATCCTGATGAAGCGCCACGTGGACGTGGACATCCAGGGGAAGGACAAGAAGACGGCCCTGTACACGGCGGTCGAGAAGGGCCACACCGCGATCGTGAAGCTGATCTTGCAGTCCAACCCGGACCTGGAGCTATCAACCAAAGACGGCGACACCGCGCTGCTGCGGGCGGTGCGCAACCGCAACCTCGAGATCGTGCAGATGCTGCTGGAGCGCAAGGCGAAGGTGGGCGCGACGGACAAGCGGGGCGACACCTGTCTGCACGTGGCGATGCGGGCCCGCTCGAAGGCGATCGTGGAGGCGCTGCTGAGCAACCCGAAGTACGGCCAGCTGCTGTACCGATCGAACAAGGAGGGCGAAACGCCGTACGCGATCGATGCGACGCACCAGAAGACGATCCTCGGGCAGGTGTTCGGCAATCGGCGGCTGAACGCGAACGAAGACTCGGAGGGTATGCTCGGGTATGGGCTGTACTCGTCGGCGCTCGCTGACGTGCTGAGCGAACCGACGCTTACCACCCCGATCACGGTGGGACTGTACGCGAAGTGGGGCAGCGGGAAGAGCTTCCTGCTGACGGAGCTGCGGGACGAGATGAAGAACTTTGCCCACTCGTGGTCGGAGCCGCCGATCGACGCGTCCTGGCTGTTCTTTCTGATCAGCCTGCATCTGGTGCTGGTGATCGGGACGGTGGTCGGGCTGGCCACCTGGAGCTACGTGTGGGGCATAGTGACGGGGGCCACCCTGCTGGTGCTGATTTACTTTACCGACATTCTGCTAAAGTTCCTCGACCGTCGGTACGATCTCGAGTGGCTGTACTCGCTCAACTACGGGCTGTCGCGCAAGCTCGGCCGGCTGCGGCTGATACTGCAGGTCGCGTTCTGCCATCCGCCCGGGCCGCAGAGCGACCAGCAACCGATGCCAGTACGGTTTCACTTTGCCGAGGCGAGCGGGGCCGCCCCGAACGGGGATGCGGCCGTGGCGCTGATGCTGGCCTCGCTGTTCGACGCGATCGAGGCGCACTACGGTTCGTTGGCGACCGGGCTTTATCGTGCCTTTCGACCGAAACCtt TAAAAGCAACCGGTGGCTGGAAATGGCGTAAAATGTGCTGCATGCCGGTGGTGCTGATGTTCGAGCTCGGCATGCTGGGCATCCTGGCGACGGCCTCGCTCTCGATCGTGTACTCCGAGTACGGGCTGGAGGGCCGGGAGGAGATAGCGGTGGCGATCTACGTCCTGCTGGGCATCCTGCTCGCCGGCGCCATCGCGAACCTGCACGCCTGGTCGAAGCTTATCGGTGCCTTGTTTATGTCGCAGGGCAAACACCTGAAGCGTGCCTTCAACAGCAACGAGGCGGCCCCACTGACGGCGCTCGGTGCCGAGGTCAGCCTGATGACGGATATGGTGCGCTGTCTGGACGCGTTCACCGGCCAGCAGAGCCGGCTGGTCGGCGTGGTCGATGCGCTCGACTCCTGCGACACCGAGCGCACGCTCACGATACTGAACGCGGTGCAGACGCTGCTGTCCGGGCCGCAGCGACCgttcgtgctgctgctcgcggTCGATCCGCATGTGATAGCGAAGGCGGCCGAAGCCAACAGCCGGCGGCTGTTCACGGAGGGCGGCATCGGGGGGCACGACTTCCTGCGCAATCTGGTGCATCTGCCGGTGTACCTGCAGAACTCGGGCCTGCGCAAGGTGCAGCGGGCCCAGAACACCGCCATGTCGGCGTACCGGCGTGCCATGCCGGATCTGAGCCGGGACGACGATCAGCCGCACCTGGGCCATTCGGCATCGGCCCGGCGGCTGTCGAACGCGTCGGAGATTATGTCGTCGCAGGAGAAGCTGCGCGCGATGCCGAGCTCGTCCCGCGGGGGTAGCAAAAAGCTGCGCGTATCCGACTCGATCGCCAGCTCGATCGGGTCGAACCTGCACAAGCTTGGCCAAAACCCGCCGGTGGATCTGTCGAAAATCATCCTCACCGATGATTACTTCAGCGACGTGAATCCGAGAAGCATGCGAAGACTGATGAACGTCATCTACATCACCG TTCGGTTGCTGAAAGCTTTCCAGATCGATTTCAGCTGGTACCGGTTGAGCTCGTGGATCAATCTCACCGAACAGTGGCCGCTGCGTGCTAGCATGATCGTGCTGGAACACGATCAGGGCGGCGACAGCTTCGACGATTCGGTTTCCCTGCAAGCGGTGTATGATAA AGTGCGCCCGAAGCTGACGTGCCTGCGGGAAGCGGCTGCACTGCTCGATCTCGATCGCGACGAGCGCAAGCTGGACGCATTTCTGCAGCTGCACAAGTCCGACCTGCTCGTGTCGGATCTGCGCATCTTCCTACCGTTCACCATCAACCTCGATCCGTACCTCCGGAAGGTGCTGAAGGAGGACCAGCAAGCGCTCGAAGACGAGGGTATCATCATACCGATGAAAACCGTACTGCCACCGAGCAAACCGAGCGGATTCGGGccgcaccatcaccatcggGCGCCGGTTGGCGGCGTGCTGCAGCCCACCCCGCAGCATCCCAACAATCTGACCAACTGGCCCAACTTCTACAACCCGCAGCCGCAGGCAATGGCGCTGATGAGCTACTACAATCAGAACTGGGCCAACTTCCCAGCAGGAGTTTACGGCACGAACGCGCTGCTGGGTGAACCGCTGCCCAAGCCGGGCACTGTCGGCGGCGGCCCCATCATTACCGAGCATCCGCCGCACGAACAGCATTCCACACTCGGCAGCAACAGCGGtcgcagcagcaaaaccaccaccgccagcctGCAAAAATCCTCCAGCAACGGTCTGGCGACGAGTCCACCGATCGATATCGACCTATCGAACGTGCAGCTGTCCAGCCTGACGGTCGAGCAGCTGATCGAGCTGCTCGAGAAGGTGAACGATCTGAAACCGGCCATGGAGCGTACCGCGCCGATTCTGCGCGAAAATGCCATCTCCGGCCGGGTGCTGATGTACTGCAATCTGGAGGAACTCAAGTCGGTGCTGCGGCTTAGCTTCGGGCACTGGGAGATGTTCAAGCTGCTGGTGACGGCACTGCGGGAAGCGAGCGTAACACAACCGGCCAGCCGGAAGCTATCCACCAAGACGACCTCGTTCGCCAAGGGGACGAACGATTCGGTGGAGATGCAGGAACCGATCGCCCAGTCAACGCCACCGTTCGGATCATCGACGAGCAGCTTCCAGCCGATCCGTCAAAAGTCCCAAAATCTGCTGGAAAAACAG CCAGCAAAAGTGCATGATTACGAATATCTCCAG GTGACGCTCGAGGAGCAGATGATCTGCGGCGCACTGCAAACGCTGAACGAGGACGCGTTCGAGGATGTggtcagcagcagcgagcGGCCCAGCCCAACCGGTGAGATGTTTAGCCAGTACCTGGCGCCAATACGGGAAAGCTCGGAAATCGGTTCACCGCCTCGCCTCACTTACAACCTTACTAACCCAAACCTGACCGATCTGGCCGCCAGCAACGGTACGCTGAACGGTGACGACAGTggcgtcggtggtggtggcagcgttggcgtcggcggcggcggcggcggcagcggcagcaccagcagcggcagccatcTCGGCCTCCGGTCCGGTTCCGGCCGGCACAGTCGTTCCCACAGCCTGCATGACGATGCATCGCTGACCAGCATCGTGGTCATTCCCACCTTCCTAACTACGTCCCCTAACGGCGCCAGCAgcgccaacaacaacaacaacaacaccaccaacatcaACGACACCAAGCTCTAA